A window of Primulina tabacum isolate GXHZ01 chromosome 4, ASM2559414v2, whole genome shotgun sequence contains these coding sequences:
- the LOC142541967 gene encoding uncharacterized protein LOC142541967 — MAPYEALCGRKCRSPLHWEEIGEKAITGPELGQITVEMVAIIREKLKAAQDRQKSWADLKRRLLEFEFGEKTYVKVLPMKGVVRFSKSVKLNPRYVGPFEIPERIGTLAYRLALPPDMSRIHNVFHVSQLRNYIPDSSHILEVAPVLLDDNLNEELNYEKVHIHIVDTKEQVLRHRTIPYVKIQWSNHTEWESTWEPEEKMRTLYTYLFKGQTNSSFEDETLNNEEMM, encoded by the coding sequence ATGGCCCCTTATGAAGCACTCtgtggaagaaaatgtagatcgccCCTGCATTGGGAAGAAATTGGGGAGAAAGCCATCACCGGGCCTGAACTAGGACAGATCACGGTTGAGATGGTAGCTATCATTAGGGAGAAACTCAAAGCGGCTCAGGaccgacaaaagagctgggctgaCTTGAAGAGAAGGCTGTTGGAGTTTGAATTCGGAGAGAAGACCTATGTCAAGGTTTTacctatgaaaggagtggtCCGCTTCAGCAAATCGGTAAAATTGAACCCAAGATACGTCGGACCCTTCGAAATTCCAGAAAGAATCGGAACCCTAGCTTATCGGTTAGCCTTGCCGCCTGACATGTCAAGAATCCATAATGTCTTCCACGTTTCACAACTAAGAAATTACATTCCCGACTCGAGTCATATTCTCGAGGTTGCACCAGTGCTACTCGACGACAACCTAAATGAAGAATTGAATTACGAAAAAGTCCATATCCATATAGTGGACACCAAAGAACAAGTGCTACGTCACCGCACAATCCCATACGTGAAAATACAATGGTCAAACCATACTGAATGGGAATCAACATGGGAGCCAGAAGAGAAGATGCGCACCCTTTATACCTACCTTTTCAAAGGCCAAACTAattcaagtttcgaggacgaaactttaaACAATGAGGAAATGATGTGA